In Chryseobacterium shigense, the following proteins share a genomic window:
- the bioA gene encoding adenosylmethionine--8-amino-7-oxononanoate transaminase produces the protein MNTLIQSRLAERDKAVNWHPYTQMKTAGNPVPIVKGKGVYLYDNEGKKYIDAVSSWWVTLHGHAHPYIAERVSQQLNTLEQVIFAGFTHEPAVQLSENLLKLLPGNQEKVFYSDNGSTAVEAALKMCIQYAYNQGKEKTKILAFKEAYHGDTFGAMSVSGRSVWTKPFGSMLFEVIFIDTPTAENLEHLKIQIKALAGETACFIYEPLVQGAAGMLMYEAEHLDELMKFCRNEEILMIQDEVFTGFGRTGKLFAADHLTEIPDIMCFSKGLTGGTMPMGITTCSNRIFNAFLSDDKYKTLFHGHSFTANPLACTAALASMELLLKEETLAAIDRISRQHSDFTGILASHPNVENVRQTGTILAFEYKTDQNTSYFNETGKILYDEFLQRGIIMRPLGNIMYLVPPYCITPEELDFIYRNILEVLELFREPTCFPTDEAARE, from the coding sequence ATGAATACCTTAATACAATCCCGCCTTGCAGAAAGAGATAAAGCCGTCAACTGGCACCCTTACACACAGATGAAAACAGCAGGAAATCCTGTTCCAATCGTTAAAGGAAAGGGCGTCTACCTGTATGATAATGAAGGTAAAAAATATATTGATGCCGTTTCATCATGGTGGGTTACTTTACACGGACATGCCCATCCTTACATCGCTGAGCGTGTTTCCCAGCAGCTAAATACTCTGGAACAGGTTATTTTTGCAGGTTTTACGCATGAACCGGCAGTTCAGCTTTCAGAAAACTTATTAAAACTTCTTCCCGGAAATCAGGAAAAGGTTTTCTATTCGGATAATGGCTCCACCGCAGTGGAAGCAGCGCTGAAAATGTGTATTCAGTATGCCTACAATCAGGGAAAAGAAAAAACAAAAATCCTGGCGTTCAAAGAAGCTTATCACGGAGATACATTCGGGGCCATGTCTGTAAGCGGAAGGAGCGTGTGGACAAAACCCTTCGGAAGCATGCTCTTCGAAGTCATTTTTATTGATACTCCAACTGCTGAGAATCTGGAACATTTAAAAATTCAGATCAAAGCCTTGGCAGGAGAAACGGCATGTTTTATTTATGAACCTCTGGTACAGGGCGCCGCAGGAATGCTGATGTATGAAGCCGAACATCTTGATGAGCTGATGAAGTTCTGCAGAAATGAAGAGATCCTGATGATTCAGGATGAAGTATTTACAGGCTTCGGAAGAACCGGAAAATTGTTTGCAGCAGATCACCTGACGGAAATACCGGATATAATGTGCTTTTCAAAAGGGCTGACCGGCGGGACAATGCCCATGGGAATTACAACCTGTTCAAACCGGATTTTTAATGCTTTTCTGTCTGATGATAAATATAAAACATTATTCCACGGACACTCTTTTACAGCAAATCCTTTGGCATGTACAGCAGCACTGGCAAGCATGGAACTGTTATTGAAAGAAGAAACTTTAGCTGCAATTGACCGAATCAGCAGGCAGCATTCGGATTTCACCGGAATTCTGGCCAGCCATCCGAACGTTGAAAATGTCCGCCAGACCGGGACTATTCTTGCTTTTGAATACAAAACGGATCAAAATACATCATATTTCAATGAAACCGGAAAAATCCTGTATGATGAATTTCTGCAGCGGGGAATTATTATGCGTCCTCTGGGAAATATTATGTACCTGGTTCCTCCTTACTGCATTACTCCGGAAGAGTTGGATTTCATTTACCGGAATATTCTCGAGGTTCTGGAACTATTCAGGGAACCAACTTGTTTCCCCACTGATGAAGCTGCTCGAGAATAG
- a CDS encoding aminotransferase class I/II-fold pyridoxal phosphate-dependent enzyme, with amino-acid sequence MLNKFQEALDRRRETGILRTLKPESKGIDFYSNDYLGMSGNEEFQLQLLEMIQKNPKLLSGSSGSRLISGNSSIVTEVENYIAKQHQYPDSLLFYSGYNANLALFSTLPDRHDTIIVDEQIHRSVHDACRMSHAKKIKFRHNNPEHLENILKKQTGPCYIAIESLYSMDGDFAPIQEIAALSKKYNAALIVDEAHAFGVFGYGMIEKYQLQNDVFAAVITYGKALGTHGAAILCHETVKSYLVNFASPFIYTTAAQDFLWQSIKTGYQFLKQNPELSEKLHQNIKIFRDQHIDTPSSAVSPIQAVLIPDNHQLKALQQALSEKVFSTYAVYSPTVKAGTERLRICIHSFNTEEEIIELSTIIKKFT; translated from the coding sequence ATGCTTAATAAATTTCAGGAAGCTCTTGACCGGAGAAGAGAAACAGGGATCTTAAGAACATTAAAGCCTGAATCAAAAGGCATTGATTTCTATTCCAATGATTATCTCGGAATGTCAGGCAATGAAGAATTTCAGTTACAGCTGCTTGAAATGATCCAAAAGAATCCAAAACTTCTTTCAGGAAGCTCCGGTTCAAGACTGATCAGCGGAAACAGCAGCATAGTAACTGAAGTGGAAAATTATATTGCCAAACAACATCAATATCCGGATTCCCTGCTTTTTTATTCAGGTTACAATGCCAACCTGGCCCTGTTTTCTACATTACCGGACCGCCATGATACCATTATCGTTGATGAACAGATTCATCGCTCAGTTCATGATGCCTGCAGAATGTCTCATGCTAAAAAAATAAAGTTCAGGCACAATAACCCGGAACATCTTGAAAATATTCTGAAAAAACAAACGGGACCATGTTATATAGCAATAGAAAGTCTTTATTCTATGGATGGAGATTTTGCTCCCATTCAGGAAATTGCAGCCTTATCCAAAAAATATAATGCAGCACTGATTGTGGATGAAGCCCATGCTTTTGGAGTTTTTGGCTATGGTATGATTGAAAAATATCAGCTTCAGAATGATGTTTTCGCAGCCGTAATCACCTACGGAAAAGCTTTGGGAACACACGGAGCCGCAATCCTATGCCATGAAACAGTGAAATCTTATCTGGTCAATTTTGCATCTCCGTTCATCTATACCACAGCCGCTCAGGACTTCTTGTGGCAAAGTATAAAAACAGGCTATCAGTTTTTAAAACAGAACCCTGAATTATCAGAAAAGCTTCATCAGAATATAAAAATTTTCAGAGATCAGCATATAGATACACCTTCGTCAGCAGTGAGCCCGATACAAGCTGTACTGATCCCGGACAATCACCAGTTAAAAGCTCTGCAGCAGGCATTATCTGAAAAAGTATTTTCGACTTATGCAGTATACAGCCCAACGGTAAAAGCAGGCACTGAAAGACTCAGAATATGCATTCACAGCTTCAATACGGAAGAAGAGATTATTGAACTGTCAACCATAATTAAAAAATTCACCTGA
- the bioB gene encoding biotin synthase BioB, protein MDKKTTIRNNWTKEEIEEIYHLPLLELIYKASTVHREWHDPSEVQISTLLSIKTGGCPEDCSYCGQAARYHTNIKVQALLPTETVIAHAQKAKDSGSSRFCMAAAWREVRNNRDFDRVIDMVKGVNELGLEVCCTLGMLTEEQAIRLQEAGLYAYNHNLDTSEQYYEEIISTRTFDNRINTINNVRKAGITVCSGGIIGLGETHRDRISMLLTLATMPKHPESVPINALARVAGTPLEDNEKVDTWEMVRMIATARIVMPSSMVRLSAGRIEMNETEQAWCFMAGANSIFTGERETLLVTPNPGVSEDMQMLEKLGLKPMKMKESSCC, encoded by the coding sequence ATGGACAAAAAAACAACCATCAGAAACAACTGGACAAAAGAAGAAATAGAAGAAATTTATCATCTTCCTCTGCTTGAGCTGATTTATAAAGCATCAACCGTTCACCGTGAGTGGCACGATCCGTCAGAAGTGCAGATTTCAACCCTGTTATCCATCAAAACAGGAGGCTGTCCCGAAGACTGCTCATACTGTGGACAGGCAGCACGTTATCACACCAATATCAAAGTTCAGGCATTACTTCCTACAGAAACCGTTATAGCCCATGCCCAAAAAGCTAAAGACAGCGGCTCTTCCCGTTTCTGTATGGCCGCCGCATGGCGTGAAGTCCGCAATAACCGTGATTTCGACAGGGTAATCGATATGGTAAAAGGAGTGAATGAACTTGGATTGGAAGTTTGCTGTACATTAGGTATGCTTACCGAAGAGCAGGCAATCCGTCTGCAGGAAGCAGGTTTATATGCTTACAATCACAATCTGGATACTTCAGAACAATATTATGAGGAAATTATCTCTACAAGAACCTTTGATAACAGGATCAACACCATCAATAATGTAAGAAAAGCCGGAATAACCGTATGTTCAGGAGGAATTATAGGACTTGGCGAAACCCACAGGGACCGTATTTCAATGCTTCTGACTTTAGCAACAATGCCGAAACACCCGGAATCCGTTCCCATCAACGCGTTAGCAAGAGTAGCAGGAACGCCGCTTGAAGACAATGAGAAAGTAGACACGTGGGAAATGGTAAGGATGATCGCCACTGCAAGAATTGTAATGCCTTCTTCAATGGTAAGATTAAGCGCAGGACGTATCGAAATGAATGAAACGGAGCAGGCCTGGTGCTTTATGGCAGGTGCCAATTCTATTTTTACAGGAGAAAGAGAAACTTTACTGGTAACCCCTAATCCCGGTGTTTCCGAAGATATGCAGATGTTGGAAAAGCTGGGATTGAAACCTATGAAAATGAAAGAGAGCAGCTGTTGCTAG
- a CDS encoding acyl carrier protein translates to MHTTDEFYEIIASAIAVKKELVDENLTYQEIPEWDSMSHLLIVEALEQFYQVKFDFNDILEMGTVGKIREKMKKYDVLVEN, encoded by the coding sequence ATGCACACAACAGACGAATTTTATGAAATTATCGCATCAGCAATCGCTGTAAAAAAAGAACTGGTAGACGAAAACCTTACGTATCAGGAAATTCCTGAATGGGATTCTATGTCGCATCTGCTTATTGTAGAAGCTTTGGAACAGTTCTACCAGGTAAAGTTTGATTTCAACGATATTCTTGAAATGGGAACCGTCGGAAAGATCCGCGAAAAAATGAAAAAATACGATGTACTCGTAGAAAACTAA
- the bioD gene encoding dethiobiotin synthase: MNKLFITGIGTEVGKTICSAILVQHFKADYWKPIQSGDLDYTDSHKIQAWTENTICHPEAHRFKLAASPHQSAKEESIQISLDDFELPKTSNKIIVEGAGGLMVPLSDEFFMIDLIKKLEIPVALVIRNYLGCINHSLLSIMALEQKKIKLEFLILNGSFPPDTERVISGFIKKETRIIHILEIEQLTKDSIKNAAKQLIKTNL, encoded by the coding sequence ATGAATAAACTCTTTATCACCGGTATTGGTACAGAAGTAGGAAAAACCATCTGTTCGGCAATTTTAGTGCAACATTTTAAAGCAGATTACTGGAAACCCATACAGTCAGGAGATCTTGATTATACAGACAGCCATAAAATACAGGCATGGACAGAAAATACCATTTGTCATCCGGAAGCCCATCGTTTTAAGCTTGCAGCGTCACCACACCAGTCTGCAAAAGAAGAAAGTATACAGATCAGCCTTGATGATTTTGAACTGCCAAAAACCAGCAACAAAATCATTGTGGAAGGAGCAGGAGGGCTTATGGTCCCACTCTCAGACGAATTTTTCATGATTGATCTGATTAAGAAACTGGAAATTCCTGTGGCACTGGTAATCAGGAATTATTTAGGATGCATTAATCATAGTTTACTTTCAATTATGGCATTAGAACAAAAAAAGATCAAACTGGAATTTCTGATCCTTAACGGATCTTTCCCTCCTGACACGGAAAGAGTGATTTCCGGATTTATTAAAAAGGAAACAAGGATTATCCACATTCTTGAGATTGAGCAGCTTACAAAAGACAGCATCAAAAACGCAGCAAAACAATTAATCAAAACAAATTTATGA
- a CDS encoding TonB-dependent receptor: MKTFRTLILLLLLVSFPLIVSAQQSERVHGKVMLSEKVPVKNALLRLVNTPYQAKTNNLGEYYFDNVPPGEYTLQVVLNDIELMREQIRIEKDIFEIPVIYTSVENNVIEGITVYAVSRNKFLDKDSTSISKMPLKNLENPQFYTSINQQILKEQLVYDISDALKNVPGIVKMQGSAGRAGDGSFYYNLRGFPTRVSMVDGVPATTNTEIDPADIERIDVIKGPSGTLYGGAVTSFGGLINVMTKKPKDYFGGEVSYLLGSYNLNRVTADVYGPVTDSRKTLFRLNAAYQYQNGFRDSEFRKSMFVAPTLSYQVNDRLTFNLGAQIYTYEGTNTPIIFLSRTRKFFAATPDELGFDWKRSYSNNDMSLKAPSINVKAEVNYKISDNWSSQTLISRNYRKTEGLYQYQFIRGNTSDALLERNVQWQNSEGASTSIQQNFNGEFKVGKIKNKVLIGLDYLNQSLNNNNSPIVKYDTINGKNLTNGYGFISKDLVLQKIQLSKAALERNTTSSNIYGAYVSDAVYITDRLITLLSLRFDHYESKGQLNLNSNINSGAFNQNAWSPKIGVLYQIYKNRLSAYANYMNGFSNTPPSIQPLSDYSGDFKPQRSNQWEVGLKGNLWRNRVNFTVGYYDILVDNMLRATEVIRDGKSYNVTIQDGEQRSKGIEIETILNPVQGLNIMAGYSYNDSKFVRAAASVDGRRPSSAGPANVFNSWISYILPIQGLQGLGLGLGVNRIGEQVTVDNATTGQFIFPAYTLINASLSLEKERYRLGFKMNNVGNTRYFAGQGVIVAQMPRNFVAEVTLKF, translated from the coding sequence ATGAAAACATTTAGAACCCTTATATTACTTTTATTACTTGTCAGCTTTCCGCTTATTGTCTCTGCACAACAGAGTGAACGCGTTCACGGCAAGGTCATGCTGTCTGAAAAAGTGCCTGTGAAAAATGCGCTTTTAAGATTAGTCAATACGCCGTATCAGGCAAAAACCAATAATTTAGGAGAATATTACTTTGATAATGTGCCGCCTGGAGAATATACTCTTCAGGTGGTTTTAAATGATATCGAGCTGATGCGTGAGCAGATCCGCATTGAGAAAGATATTTTTGAAATTCCGGTAATTTATACTTCAGTAGAAAACAACGTCATTGAAGGCATCACAGTATATGCCGTAAGCAGGAATAAATTTCTGGATAAGGACAGTACTTCCATCTCCAAAATGCCATTGAAAAACCTGGAAAATCCACAGTTTTATACAAGTATTAACCAGCAGATCCTGAAAGAACAGCTTGTTTATGATATTTCCGATGCGTTAAAAAACGTTCCGGGTATTGTAAAAATGCAGGGAAGTGCCGGTAGAGCAGGAGACGGAAGTTTTTATTATAATTTACGGGGATTTCCTACAAGAGTTTCTATGGTAGATGGTGTTCCGGCAACAACCAACACCGAAATTGACCCCGCAGATATTGAGCGAATTGATGTGATCAAAGGCCCATCAGGAACCTTGTACGGTGGGGCAGTTACTTCTTTCGGGGGATTGATTAATGTAATGACCAAAAAACCGAAGGATTACTTCGGAGGTGAAGTTTCCTATCTTTTGGGAAGCTACAACCTGAACCGCGTCACAGCTGATGTGTATGGCCCGGTTACGGATTCAAGGAAAACACTTTTCCGTCTGAATGCTGCTTATCAGTACCAGAATGGGTTCAGGGATTCTGAATTCAGAAAATCGATGTTTGTAGCACCAACACTCAGTTACCAGGTAAACGACAGATTGACATTTAACCTGGGAGCACAGATTTATACCTATGAAGGAACAAACACTCCTATTATTTTCCTGTCCAGAACAAGAAAATTTTTCGCTGCAACACCTGATGAACTTGGATTCGACTGGAAAAGGTCTTATTCCAATAATGACATGAGCTTAAAAGCACCTTCCATCAATGTAAAAGCTGAGGTTAACTATAAGATTTCAGATAACTGGAGCTCACAGACCTTAATTTCAAGGAACTACCGGAAAACAGAAGGACTGTACCAGTATCAGTTCATCAGAGGAAATACCAGCGATGCCCTTTTGGAACGTAATGTACAATGGCAGAATTCTGAAGGAGCATCTACCAGCATTCAGCAGAATTTTAACGGAGAGTTTAAAGTAGGAAAAATTAAAAATAAAGTTCTTATCGGATTGGATTACCTGAACCAGTCCCTGAACAATAACAATTCGCCTATCGTTAAATATGATACCATCAACGGAAAAAATCTTACAAATGGTTACGGATTCATTTCCAAAGATCTTGTTCTGCAGAAAATCCAGTTGTCTAAAGCAGCGCTGGAAAGAAATACAACATCAAGTAACATTTATGGGGCTTATGTTTCAGATGCAGTATATATTACAGACCGTCTGATTACCCTGTTAAGCTTACGTTTCGACCATTATGAAAGCAAAGGACAACTTAATCTGAACAGTAATATCAATTCAGGCGCTTTCAATCAGAATGCGTGGTCTCCTAAGATAGGTGTGCTGTATCAGATCTATAAAAACCGCCTTTCTGCCTATGCCAATTATATGAACGGGTTCAGCAATACGCCTCCTTCTATTCAGCCGCTTTCAGACTACAGCGGAGATTTCAAACCGCAGAGATCCAATCAGTGGGAAGTAGGTTTAAAAGGAAACCTTTGGAGAAACAGGGTGAATTTCACAGTAGGATATTATGACATTCTGGTTGATAATATGCTGAGAGCAACTGAAGTAATCCGGGACGGGAAAAGCTATAATGTCACCATTCAGGATGGAGAGCAGAGAAGTAAAGGTATTGAAATTGAAACCATTCTGAATCCGGTTCAGGGGCTGAACATTATGGCCGGATATTCTTACAATGACAGTAAATTTGTGAGGGCTGCCGCCTCTGTTGATGGCCGCCGTCCTTCATCTGCAGGTCCTGCCAATGTATTTAATTCATGGATAAGCTATATTCTGCCGATCCAGGGACTTCAGGGGCTGGGATTGGGGCTTGGAGTGAACCGTATCGGTGAACAGGTTACCGTAGATAATGCAACTACGGGCCAGTTTATATTTCCGGCCTATACTTTAATCAATGCTTCTTTATCTCTTGAAAAGGAAAGATACAGGTTAGGATTTAAAATGAATAATGTAGGAAATACCAGGTATTTCGCAGGACAGGGTGTTATAGTTGCCCAGATGCCCCGTAACTTTGTTGCAGAGGTAACTCTTAAGTTTTAA
- a CDS encoding PLP-dependent aminotransferase family protein gives MDSPVKIPYRSFIEIDRNSETSIYMQIANQLINAIQRGFLPYGTKLPGTRTFSEILDIHRNTVVAVYDELSAQGWVESLPNKGTFVIGKNPEQPVKVKDFEKNNLQNYPKTTGFPFKTSNILDNPFEHSDCEYVFNDGIPDIRLTQIGQHSRFYSSILKRKSNQKMLGHYNHDGSEFFKEHLSRYLNLSRGLPISKNNLLITRSTEMSIYIVSEILLSEGDTVLVGALSYFSVNMIFQKAGVNIVSLPIDEEGIIVENVREICRKQKIRMLYLTPHHHYPTTVALSAQRRLELLDLAHEYGFVILEDDYDYEFHYDKSPILPLASADTNGMVIYIGSFGKSLAPGFRTGFIVAPENLMAEMRKYLGIIDRQGDILMERALGEMIEEGEIHRYLKKSLKVYQERRDYFAELLEEHLGKFIQFQKPSGGLAFWLEWGVPVNLMQLSRNCARQNLFIPKTLLYQTKDLTAMRLGFGNLNADEMEKSMEIFAENAKKLL, from the coding sequence ATGGATAGTCCGGTTAAAATTCCTTACAGAAGTTTCATAGAAATTGACAGAAATTCTGAGACTTCAATCTATATGCAGATTGCGAATCAGCTCATTAATGCTATCCAGAGAGGTTTTCTTCCTTATGGCACCAAATTGCCCGGAACCCGGACCTTCAGTGAGATTCTGGATATTCACCGGAATACAGTTGTTGCAGTGTACGATGAATTATCTGCACAGGGTTGGGTTGAAAGCCTTCCGAATAAAGGAACTTTCGTTATAGGTAAAAATCCTGAACAGCCTGTAAAAGTGAAAGATTTTGAAAAAAACAATCTTCAGAATTATCCTAAAACCACAGGATTTCCTTTTAAAACCTCAAATATCCTGGATAATCCTTTTGAGCATTCAGACTGTGAATATGTTTTTAATGATGGAATTCCGGATATAAGATTAACACAGATCGGCCAGCATTCAAGATTTTACAGCTCAATTCTTAAAAGAAAATCCAATCAGAAAATGCTGGGACATTATAATCATGACGGGAGTGAATTTTTTAAAGAACATTTATCCCGTTATCTTAATCTTTCCCGGGGGCTGCCTATTTCAAAGAATAATCTTCTCATCACCCGAAGCACAGAAATGAGTATTTATATTGTTTCTGAAATTCTGCTTTCCGAAGGGGATACGGTTTTGGTAGGAGCACTGAGCTATTTTTCTGTCAATATGATTTTTCAGAAAGCAGGCGTTAATATTGTTTCATTGCCAATAGATGAGGAAGGGATTATAGTAGAAAACGTCAGGGAAATTTGCAGGAAACAGAAGATCAGGATGCTTTATCTTACCCCGCATCACCACTATCCTACTACTGTTGCTTTGAGTGCCCAGCGAAGGCTTGAATTGCTGGATCTCGCCCATGAATATGGTTTTGTGATTCTCGAGGATGATTACGATTACGAATTTCATTATGATAAAAGCCCGATTCTACCTCTTGCAAGCGCCGATACCAATGGTATGGTAATTTATATAGGGTCTTTCGGGAAATCGCTGGCTCCCGGATTCAGGACAGGTTTTATTGTTGCACCGGAAAATCTGATGGCCGAAATGAGGAAATACCTGGGAATCATAGACCGGCAGGGAGATATTTTAATGGAAAGAGCTTTGGGAGAAATGATTGAAGAAGGTGAAATCCATCGTTACCTGAAAAAATCTTTAAAGGTTTACCAGGAAAGAAGGGATTATTTTGCAGAGTTGCTGGAAGAGCATTTAGGGAAGTTTATACAATTTCAGAAACCATCCGGAGGACTTGCATTCTGGCTGGAATGGGGAGTTCCTGTTAATCTGATGCAGTTAAGCCGGAACTGTGCACGGCAAAATCTTTTTATCCCTAAAACACTGCTTTACCAAACCAAAGATCTTACGGCCATGAGACTGGGTTTTGGGAATCTCAATGCTGATGAAATGGAAAAAAGTATGGAAATTTTTGCAGAAAATGCTAAAAAATTGCTGTGA
- a CDS encoding AMP-binding protein — translation MKILENVIANKNLLFTDASTGATTPVGTLYRSLGLNPVEKGLIFLYNDNQLSSIEVLLNFYGTAHAIAVLGQKLHSEFKERLEGEYRPKYIFDPSRDEVQGYSLKEFSETVKIFAKEDYQPEVTIHPEIKILLSTSGTTGVPKLVKLSDENLYQNAISILQYMPILETDVVPLNVPINFVYGFSIFTTNCMRAGRIVCTDKDIMQKAFWDEMEQYGYSTLGGVPYLYENLNRIGFFRKNSASLRYMTHTGGVINAELRKTIFNYCHEFEKQFFAQYGQTEAGGRMAYLTTDGLLEEETSIGTPVNGGSFQIDPETDELLFLHTSISGGYANKLEDLSTYEQPRLLRTGDTARRGQNGLYYITGRIKRIMKLFGIRLNLDEVEFILKNELEGNTFVCLNSNDKKIIVLYDNSEIDPRIITETIKNKLRINPQYVRTEHIESFPLSQNGKINYPLLQNLQHENI, via the coding sequence ATGAAAATTTTAGAAAATGTAATTGCCAACAAGAACTTGTTGTTTACAGATGCTTCCACCGGTGCCACCACGCCGGTTGGAACCCTGTACCGTTCTTTAGGCCTCAATCCTGTGGAAAAAGGATTGATCTTTTTGTACAATGACAACCAGCTGTCCAGTATTGAGGTACTTCTCAATTTTTACGGAACAGCACATGCCATTGCAGTTTTGGGCCAGAAGCTGCACTCGGAGTTCAAAGAACGCCTGGAAGGAGAGTACCGTCCAAAATACATCTTTGATCCCTCAAGAGATGAGGTTCAGGGATATTCGTTAAAGGAGTTTTCGGAAACGGTGAAAATCTTTGCTAAAGAAGATTACCAGCCGGAAGTGACCATTCATCCCGAAATCAAGATCCTGCTGAGTACTTCCGGAACTACCGGAGTTCCGAAGCTGGTGAAGCTTTCAGATGAAAACCTTTATCAGAATGCAATAAGCATCCTTCAGTATATGCCAATCCTGGAAACGGATGTAGTTCCGTTGAACGTACCGATTAATTTCGTCTACGGTTTTTCTATTTTTACCACCAACTGTATGCGGGCAGGAAGAATAGTCTGTACGGACAAAGACATCATGCAGAAAGCATTCTGGGATGAAATGGAACAATACGGATACAGCACGCTTGGCGGAGTTCCCTATCTGTATGAAAACCTGAACAGGATAGGGTTCTTCAGAAAAAACAGCGCTAGCCTGAGATACATGACCCATACCGGAGGTGTAATCAACGCTGAATTGAGAAAAACAATCTTTAATTACTGTCATGAATTCGAAAAACAATTCTTTGCCCAGTACGGACAAACCGAAGCAGGAGGAAGAATGGCTTATCTTACTACAGACGGACTTCTTGAAGAGGAAACTTCCATAGGAACTCCGGTAAACGGCGGCAGCTTCCAGATCGATCCTGAAACAGATGAACTTCTTTTCTTACATACAAGCATCAGTGGCGGTTATGCCAATAAGCTGGAAGACCTTTCAACTTATGAACAGCCCAGACTTCTGCGTACGGGAGATACGGCAAGAAGAGGACAGAATGGATTATACTACATTACAGGAAGAATCAAGAGGATTATGAAGCTTTTCGGGATCCGTCTCAACCTGGATGAGGTAGAGTTTATCCTTAAAAATGAGTTGGAAGGCAATACATTCGTCTGCCTGAATTCCAATGACAAAAAAATCATTGTACTTTATGACAACAGCGAAATTGATCCCCGGATCATTACGGAGACTATCAAGAATAAACTGCGTATCAACCCGCAGTATGTACGCACCGAACACATAGAATCATTTCCATTATCACAAAACGGCAAAATCAACTATCCACTGTTACAAAACTTACAGCATGAAAACATTTAG
- a CDS encoding PepSY-associated TM helix domain-containing protein, producing MNPVLRKIAYQLHLWLGLTSGLIVVIMAVTGCILAFEKELKHTIHPEKYYVKTIKKQKLPFSDLKLKAEQALPDSLKVSRVEISSDPSRSYTFRSLKMNNEALTYWGSYIHYYRVYVDPYTGKVLEVENAKTDFFEIVMDLHRRLLLGEKIGKTITGYSTLILVVMLFSGLIIWYPRKMNKKALKGMFLIKTSAKWKRVNYDMHNVLGFYAVIPLLLISYAALIWNFEDFDKWVKKTLNGKAKTEQKAKSTIPSEKNTDQKSILNIVSNKVGKSLADKQSALISFPRSEEGTYYAEVTYGNRQYQNEQFNFDQYTGEILKHQSYKDKNIGYGTALRERNYDLHTGSILGMTGRVLYLFAGMIAASLPITGFIIYLNRKKKKPKKKEIKI from the coding sequence ATGAATCCTGTACTAAGAAAAATAGCCTATCAGCTACATCTATGGCTCGGACTAACGTCCGGGCTTATAGTTGTAATAATGGCCGTTACCGGATGTATTCTTGCTTTTGAAAAAGAACTGAAGCATACCATACATCCTGAAAAATATTACGTCAAAACCATAAAAAAGCAAAAACTGCCATTTTCTGATCTTAAATTAAAGGCAGAACAGGCATTACCGGACAGCCTGAAAGTGAGCAGGGTAGAAATATCCTCCGATCCATCAAGAAGCTATACATTCCGGTCCCTGAAAATGAATAATGAAGCTTTGACGTATTGGGGATCATATATCCATTATTACAGAGTTTATGTTGACCCTTATACCGGAAAGGTTCTTGAAGTGGAAAATGCTAAAACCGATTTTTTTGAAATTGTTATGGATCTTCACCGCAGGCTTTTACTGGGTGAAAAAATTGGTAAAACAATCACAGGGTATTCTACACTTATACTGGTTGTTATGCTTTTTTCCGGGTTGATTATCTGGTATCCCCGCAAAATGAATAAGAAAGCATTGAAAGGAATGTTCCTGATTAAAACATCAGCAAAGTGGAAAAGAGTCAACTATGATATGCACAATGTCTTAGGATTTTATGCTGTCATTCCATTACTTCTTATTTCTTATGCTGCATTGATCTGGAATTTTGAAGATTTTGATAAATGGGTAAAAAAAACACTGAACGGAAAAGCAAAGACCGAACAGAAAGCCAAAAGCACAATTCCTTCCGAAAAAAACACAGATCAAAAAAGCATCCTGAATATTGTAAGCAATAAGGTGGGAAAAAGTCTGGCTGATAAACAATCCGCACTCATCAGTTTTCCCAGGTCAGAAGAAGGAACCTATTATGCTGAGGTTACCTATGGAAACAGGCAATACCAGAATGAGCAGTTTAATTTCGATCAGTATACAGGCGAAATATTGAAGCACCAATCTTATAAAGACAAAAATATCGGATACGGAACCGCATTAAGAGAGAGGAACTATGACCTTCACACCGGAAGCATTTTGGGAATGACAGGAAGGGTTTTATATCTTTTTGCAGGTATGATCGCAGCTTCACTTCCCATCACAGGATTCATCATTTACCTGAACAGGAAAAAGAAGAAGCCAAAGAAAAAGGAGATCAAAATATAG